Part of the Leptolyngbya sp. BL0902 genome, ATGAACGACGACACCCGGTTTACGCCCAGCTCGCCCCAAAACTACACCGTGGAATTCACTGAGCGCGGGGACGTATTTGTTCAGGCCGACTGCAACCGCGCCGCCGGAGCCTTCAACTTAGTGGATGGCCGCATTACCATTACCCTTGGCCCCACCACCCTAGCCGCCTGCCCCGAAGGCTCCATCGACACCCGCTTCCTGCAAAGCCTGCGCGATGCCAATATGCTCTTCTTCCAGGGCGACGACATGTTCATTGACCTCGCCTACGGCAGTGGCACCATGCAGTTTTCCCCCGCTTCAACGGTATCCCTCACGGGCCGCGTCTGGGAACTCCAGGACATTCAGTTCAACGACGGCAGGCTGTTGGTGGCCGAACCCACGGAAAACTACACCGTCGAGTTCATGGACGATGGCTCCATGGCCGTGCGGGCCGACTGCAACCGAGGCCGGGGCAGCTTTAACGTGCCTGAACCCGGTCGCCTGAGTGTGGCCCCCATTGCCACCACCATGGCCGCCTGTCCCGAAGGCTCCATCGGCGGCGACTTCACCCAAGCCCTCAGCAACGCCAACCTGTTCTTCTTCCAGGATGGTCAGCTCTTTATTGACCTCATGTTTGACAGCGGCACCATGCGATTCCAGGAAGCAACGGCCCCCAGCTTGGTGGGTAGTGTCTGGAAGCTCCAGCAAATCCAGATGAACGACGGTTCCCAGACCGTTCCCAGCAACCCCGAAAACTACACCATCGAATTCATGGGCGATGGCAGCGTGGTGGTGCAGGCCGACTGCAACCGGGGCCGGGGCAGCTTTGCCACCGCCGCCGACAACCGCCTCAACATCACCGGGGTAGCCACCACCCGCATGGCCTGCCCAGCGGGTTCTGCCGATGCAGATTTCCTGCGCGGGTTGGATAATGCCAACAGCTACTTCTTCCGTGATGGTCAACTGATCGTCGAACTGATGTATGACAGCGGCAGCATGATCTTCTCGGCGGATTAATTCCGAAGTTGACGGCTGACCCCTGAGCCCTCACCCTAAAGCCCTCTCCCCACGGGAGAGGGCCTTTGAGAGGAACTGGACTAGACGCGCTCCTAGGGTTGACTAAGCCGCCTCTGGGCTGGCGTTGAGCAGCGGGAACCCTAGGGCTTCTCGTTGTTCGAGGTAGAGCTGGGCTACCCGGCGGGCCAGGGCACGGACTTGGCGAATGTAGCGGGTGCGTTCCGTTACGGAGATCACCCCCCGCGCATCCAGCAGGTTGAAGGTGTGGGAACACTTCAGGACATAGTCGTAGCTGGGCAGCACTAGGCCGCGATCCATCAGTTGCTCGGCTTCTTTTTGGTAGAGTTCAAACCGTTGGAACAGCAGGTCGGGGTCGGAGGCTTCAAAGTTGTAGGTGGAGTTTTCGATCTCCGCCTGCATGTAGATGTCGCCGTAGGTGAGCTGGTCATTCCACTGAATTTTGG contains:
- a CDS encoding META domain-containing protein — protein: MVDKSMNAFRTAAFLTASVAWMGTACMVPVSLDDQDNLVGTVWELQQIQMNDDTRFTPSSPQNYTVEFTERGDVFVQADCNRAAGAFNLVDGRITITLGPTTLAACPEGSIDTRFLQSLRDANMLFFQGDDMFIDLAYGSGTMQFSPASTVSLTGRVWELQDIQFNDGRLLVAEPTENYTVEFMDDGSMAVRADCNRGRGSFNVPEPGRLSVAPIATTMAACPEGSIGGDFTQALSNANLFFFQDGQLFIDLMFDSGTMRFQEATAPSLVGSVWKLQQIQMNDGSQTVPSNPENYTIEFMGDGSVVVQADCNRGRGSFATAADNRLNITGVATTRMACPAGSADADFLRGLDNANSYFFRDGQLIVELMYDSGSMIFSAD